One window of Neptuniibacter halophilus genomic DNA carries:
- a CDS encoding Na+/H+ antiporter NhaC family protein — MSTDATQPSAAQLADAAQQGVSQPTRWLVFYGLVMAGFAYLSTQHVDGESYGVYSLLPALLILFVAVITKKPLESIFAGIISGLLLLDPTNIVTGLGDISIAVVMDETIAWIVLVCGMMGGLINMLERGGSVLSFGEMLARRIKTKRGTMLTTCFLGIMVFIDDYLNSLAVSASMKNLTDRYKISREKLAFLVDSTAAPVCILVPVSTWAVYFAALLEENGAVAEGKGMSLYIDAIPYMAYGWIALFVVFLVAAGILGDFGAMKQAENRAQAGQPIPDGAQQDGFDLSGIKKTSPIVGLINFLLPMAVLVAASVYYEIDLLLGALVASMFTMVLYFWQGLLSFGKLVDSMLDGFKVMLHPIAVVCAGFMLKEVNDQLGMTPYIIESLTPYLSRELLPALVFAAMAAVVFATGSSWGVFVVSLPIVIPMALTLDISMPLTVGALLSASAFGSHACFFSDSTVLSSQGSGCTPMQHALTQIPYALIGAAITFVALIVLGFAMA, encoded by the coding sequence ATGAGTACTGATGCTACTCAGCCAAGTGCTGCGCAACTGGCTGACGCTGCCCAACAGGGTGTTTCCCAGCCTACCCGCTGGTTAGTTTTTTACGGTCTGGTGATGGCTGGCTTTGCCTACCTGTCAACCCAGCACGTTGATGGTGAATCCTATGGTGTCTACAGCCTGCTGCCGGCCCTGCTGATTCTGTTTGTGGCGGTAATCACCAAAAAGCCGCTGGAATCGATCTTTGCCGGTATCATCTCCGGCCTGCTGCTGCTCGATCCGACAAATATCGTCACCGGACTCGGCGATATCTCAATTGCGGTCGTTATGGATGAGACCATCGCCTGGATCGTACTGGTCTGCGGTATGATGGGCGGCCTGATCAACATGCTGGAACGGGGCGGCAGCGTCCTGAGTTTTGGTGAGATGCTGGCCAGGCGTATCAAAACCAAACGCGGCACCATGCTGACCACCTGCTTCCTGGGCATTATGGTCTTCATCGATGACTACCTGAACTCGCTGGCCGTTTCGGCCTCCATGAAAAACCTGACCGACCGCTACAAAATCTCCCGTGAGAAACTGGCATTTCTGGTTGACTCCACGGCTGCGCCGGTCTGCATTCTGGTGCCGGTTTCTACCTGGGCGGTTTACTTTGCTGCTCTGCTGGAAGAAAACGGTGCGGTTGCTGAAGGCAAGGGCATGTCCCTGTACATCGACGCGATCCCGTATATGGCTTACGGCTGGATCGCGCTGTTTGTCGTTTTCCTGGTGGCTGCCGGTATCCTCGGTGACTTCGGCGCCATGAAACAGGCCGAGAACCGCGCTCAGGCAGGTCAGCCAATCCCGGACGGTGCTCAGCAGGATGGATTTGATCTGTCCGGCATCAAGAAAACCAGCCCGATTGTTGGTCTGATCAACTTCCTGCTGCCAATGGCTGTACTGGTTGCTGCCAGTGTTTACTACGAGATTGATCTGCTGCTAGGTGCTCTGGTTGCGTCCATGTTCACCATGGTGCTGTACTTCTGGCAGGGTCTGCTGAGCTTCGGCAAACTGGTCGATTCCATGCTCGATGGCTTCAAAGTCATGCTGCATCCGATCGCGGTGGTCTGTGCCGGCTTTATGCTCAAAGAGGTAAATGATCAGTTGGGTATGACCCCCTATATCATTGAATCCCTGACTCCTTACCTGTCTCGCGAGCTGCTGCCTGCGCTGGTATTTGCTGCAATGGCTGCCGTGGTATTTGCAACCGGTTCAAGCTGGGGCGTGTTTGTTGTCTCTCTGCCGATCGTTATCCCGATGGCGCTGACACTGGATATCTCCATGCCCCTGACCGTAGGTGCACTGCTGTCCGCTTCCGCGTTTGGTAGCCATGCCTGCTTCTTCAGTGACTCCACTGTACTCTCTTCTCAGGGTTCAGGTTGTACACCGATGCAGCACGCACTGACACAGATCCCTTACGCCCTGATTGGCGCAGCGATCACCTTTGTTGCTCTGATCGTACTGGGCTTTGCCATGGCTTAA
- a CDS encoding PACE efflux transporter: MATKIVMRSGWDRLRYALSFELILLTLCTLIIATILQRELLDIGLMGVAMSLLALGCNYVYNYVFDRWDARCGRIPSERSMPRRVLHALGFELSLVTLTLPLMMWWLELGFIEALIMDLGMMAGVVVYTFLFGLAYDWLFPVKQPDAMEDSALSASLTGH, encoded by the coding sequence ATGGCGACCAAAATTGTTATGCGAAGCGGATGGGACCGGCTGCGTTATGCCCTGTCGTTTGAGCTTATCCTGCTGACGCTCTGTACCCTGATCATCGCGACGATTCTGCAACGGGAACTGCTGGATATCGGCCTGATGGGGGTCGCCATGAGCCTGCTCGCGCTGGGCTGCAACTATGTCTATAACTACGTTTTCGACCGTTGGGATGCCCGTTGCGGCCGGATACCAAGCGAACGCTCCATGCCCCGCAGGGTGTTACATGCACTGGGGTTTGAGCTGTCGCTGGTCACGCTGACCCTGCCACTGATGATGTGGTGGCTGGAGCTGGGGTTTATTGAAGCGCTGATTATGGATCTGGGGATGATGGCCGGGGTCGTCGTGTATACCTTCCTGTTTGGTCTGGCCTACGACTGGCTGTTCCCGGTTAAACAACCAGACGCTATGGAAGACTCCGCTCTCAGCGCTTCCTTAACTGGGCACTGA
- a CDS encoding pyridoxamine 5'-phosphate oxidase family protein — protein sequence MGKLFSQLTDQQISFIAEQKIYFVATAAETGNVNLSPKGADSLRVIDPNTIVWLNLTGSGNESAAHVLKNPRMTLMFCAFDGAPLILRTYGNARVLHPDDPEWAAYSALFPEYVAARQIFVQSIDQVQASCGTSVPLFQYQEERSQHSQWAQQKGRAGIEAYWVSRNQQSIDGFATEIVERSGVKPGS from the coding sequence ATGGGTAAGCTTTTTTCTCAGTTAACCGATCAGCAGATAAGCTTTATTGCTGAACAGAAAATCTATTTTGTCGCCACGGCGGCAGAGACCGGCAACGTCAACCTGTCGCCCAAAGGCGCCGATTCATTGCGGGTAATCGACCCCAATACCATTGTCTGGCTGAACCTGACCGGCAGCGGTAATGAGTCTGCCGCCCACGTTCTGAAAAATCCGCGTATGACCCTGATGTTCTGTGCCTTTGATGGGGCACCGCTGATTCTGCGAACCTACGGCAACGCCCGTGTGCTTCATCCTGATGATCCTGAATGGGCAGCGTATTCAGCACTGTTTCCTGAGTACGTGGCGGCCCGGCAGATCTTTGTGCAAAGCATCGATCAGGTACAGGCTTCCTGCGGTACCTCGGTGCCCCTGTTTCAGTATCAGGAGGAGCGCAGTCAGCATAGCCAGTGGGCGCAACAGAAGGGCCGTGCCGGCATTGAGGCATACTGGGTCAGCCGTAACCAGCAATCAATCGATGGCTTTGCCACCGAAATAGTCGAACGCAGTGGCGTGAAACCCGGCAGCTAA
- a CDS encoding LysR family transcriptional regulator, whose protein sequence is MGRRKAALSGQLADIDFRLLRVFKSVVEAGGFSAAELELNLANSTITNYISDLEKRLDMRLCDRGRSGFALTDQGRVVYESTLELLAAVDHFRNTINRSHNRILGNLHLGFAEHMLGAHDSCITAALDRFSTEAPDVNIRISTLGSEEVASALMNHQIDIGITVLTRPYPELKSLKLFEEDMLLFCARSHPLFYRDQPIPPEELSEHRFIESPRLLPGRETHPDMRGWNKQAKAHHQEARASLILSGHYLGFLPRHLVQNWGLSDELRPLFEERYGYRNTFQALWRDTQRNPLITNLFIECLTESLV, encoded by the coding sequence ATGGGTCGCCGTAAAGCAGCACTGTCCGGCCAACTGGCAGATATCGATTTCCGCCTGCTACGGGTTTTTAAATCCGTGGTTGAGGCCGGCGGTTTCAGCGCCGCTGAGCTGGAGCTCAATCTGGCCAACTCGACCATTACTAACTATATCTCCGATCTGGAGAAGCGCCTCGACATGCGTCTCTGTGACCGCGGCCGCTCCGGCTTCGCCCTGACCGATCAGGGCCGGGTGGTCTATGAATCCACGCTGGAGTTACTGGCAGCGGTCGATCATTTCCGCAACACCATCAACCGATCCCACAACCGGATACTGGGCAATCTGCATCTGGGTTTTGCCGAACATATGCTCGGTGCCCATGACTCCTGTATCACAGCGGCGCTGGATCGTTTCTCAACCGAGGCGCCGGACGTTAATATCCGGATCAGCACACTGGGCTCTGAAGAGGTGGCATCAGCACTGATGAATCACCAGATCGATATCGGCATCACCGTACTCACCCGCCCCTACCCGGAGCTGAAAAGCCTGAAACTGTTTGAAGAGGATATGTTGCTGTTCTGCGCCCGCAGCCATCCACTGTTTTATCGTGATCAGCCGATACCGCCGGAGGAGCTCAGCGAGCACCGCTTTATTGAATCCCCCCGCCTGCTGCCCGGACGCGAAACACACCCGGATATGCGTGGCTGGAACAAACAGGCCAAAGCCCACCATCAGGAAGCCCGTGCATCGCTGATTCTGAGCGGGCACTATCTGGGCTTCCTGCCCCGCCATCTGGTACAGAACTGGGGCCTGAGTGACGAGCTGCGCCCGCTTTTCGAAGAGCGATACGGTTATCGCAATACGTTTCAGGCCCTCTGGCGCGACACTCAACGCAACCCGCTGATCACCAACCTGTTTATCGAGTGCCTGACCGAGTCCCTCGTCTGA
- a CDS encoding NAD(P)/FAD-dependent oxidoreductase produces MSAPSHTTSYYAASANDKNIRPALTSHVEADVCVIGAGYTGMSTALHLAESGFKVVVVEATRIGFGASGRNGGQIVHSYSRDIDFIEKHYGKDTGTEMGKMAFEGGRIIRRLVKDYNIQCDLKDGGIFAACNDKQMRELESKKALWEAHGHKDLELLSAAGTQDYVGTDRYHGALLDKSGGHFHPLNLVLGEAAGFESLGGVIYEDSPVTRVEEGTKAKVFTDKGSVTADFVVVAGNAYLGGLIPKLQSKAMPCGTQVITTEPLSEAQQKALLPHDQCVEDCNYLLDYFRLSGDGRLIYGGGVTYGAREPGKVESLIVPKMLKTFPQLKGVRVDYAWTGNFLLTLMRLPQFGRIGSNIYYAQGYSGHGVTCSHLAGKVLSDAIQGQAERYDVFASLPQYPFPGGTTFRIPYTAMGAWYYNLRDKLGI; encoded by the coding sequence ATGTCTGCACCTTCACATACCACCTCATACTATGCTGCCTCAGCGAATGATAAAAACATTCGCCCTGCGCTGACATCTCACGTTGAAGCGGATGTCTGCGTCATCGGTGCCGGATACACCGGCATGTCAACTGCCCTGCACCTGGCCGAAAGCGGTTTCAAGGTGGTTGTGGTTGAAGCAACCCGCATCGGCTTCGGCGCGTCCGGCCGTAATGGCGGTCAGATCGTTCACAGCTACAGCCGTGATATCGATTTTATCGAGAAACATTACGGTAAAGACACCGGCACTGAAATGGGCAAGATGGCCTTTGAAGGTGGCCGTATCATCCGTCGCCTGGTTAAAGATTACAATATCCAGTGTGATCTGAAAGACGGTGGTATCTTCGCTGCCTGTAACGACAAGCAGATGCGTGAGCTGGAAAGCAAAAAAGCACTGTGGGAGGCCCACGGCCATAAAGATCTGGAGCTGCTGTCTGCAGCCGGCACTCAGGATTACGTGGGTACCGATCGCTACCATGGAGCTCTGCTGGATAAGTCAGGCGGCCACTTTCACCCACTGAATCTGGTTTTGGGTGAAGCGGCGGGTTTCGAATCCCTCGGCGGCGTGATCTATGAAGATTCTCCGGTGACCCGTGTCGAAGAAGGCACAAAAGCGAAAGTATTCACCGACAAGGGCAGCGTCACGGCTGACTTCGTTGTGGTTGCCGGCAACGCTTATCTGGGCGGTCTGATTCCTAAACTGCAGTCCAAAGCAATGCCCTGTGGCACTCAGGTAATCACCACCGAGCCCCTGAGCGAAGCGCAGCAGAAAGCTCTGCTGCCTCACGATCAGTGCGTTGAAGACTGCAACTACCTGCTGGATTACTTCCGTCTCTCCGGCGATGGTCGCCTGATCTACGGCGGCGGCGTTACTTACGGTGCCCGCGAGCCGGGTAAGGTCGAATCCCTGATCGTGCCGAAGATGCTGAAAACCTTCCCGCAACTGAAAGGTGTGCGCGTTGATTACGCCTGGACCGGTAACTTCCTGCTGACTCTGATGCGCCTGCCGCAGTTCGGCCGTATTGGCAGCAACATCTACTACGCACAGGGCTACAGTGGCCACGGCGTAACCTGTTCACATCTGGCGGGTAAAGTCCTGTCTGATGCCATTCAGGGCCAGGCTGAGCGTTACGACGTTTTTGCCAGCCTGCCACAGTACCCGTTCCCGGGCGGTACTACCTTCCGAATCCCATATACTGCGATGGGCGCATGGTACTACAATCTGCGCGATAAACTGGGTATCTAA
- a CDS encoding aminotransferase: protein MSTIIYPTTNLKATETLTLERGDGAYVYDNNGKQYLEALAGLWCTSLGYNNRELIDTVNQQMGQLSYSHMFGGKTHQVGMDLAEKLSSMLPMDNAKIFFGNSGSDANDSHVKMLRYYFNAIGKPEKFKIIARERAYHGVTVAAASLTGLTPNHTHFDLPFEALGILRTDAPHYYRGRLQGESEEQFVDRITNNLEQLILKEGADTIAAFIAEPITGASGVIVPPKGYYEKVQAILNKYDILFWADEVITGFGRTGNDFGSTTMNIQKPDMMTMAKQLSSAYMPISASAIRGDMYEAMIEPSAQVGVFGHGYTYSGHPVSCAVALKTLEIYERDNIFGHAAEIGEYMQKRLREFQDHPLVGEIRGKGMIAAVEMVANKKTGKAFEGGAVGGFAMQACQNHGMITRAVAGSSLAFCPPLIIDKSQVDEMIEKFSLGLQDTLDFVTREGLLED, encoded by the coding sequence ATGAGCACAATTATCTATCCAACTACAAACCTGAAAGCAACAGAGACTCTGACTCTGGAGCGTGGTGACGGTGCTTACGTTTACGACAACAACGGTAAGCAGTATCTGGAAGCACTGGCGGGTCTGTGGTGTACCTCTCTGGGTTACAACAACCGTGAGCTGATCGATACCGTAAACCAGCAGATGGGTCAGCTTTCTTACTCCCACATGTTCGGTGGTAAAACGCACCAGGTGGGTATGGATCTGGCTGAAAAGCTGTCTTCTATGCTGCCGATGGATAACGCGAAGATCTTCTTCGGTAACTCCGGTAGTGATGCGAACGACAGCCACGTAAAAATGCTGCGTTACTACTTCAACGCGATCGGTAAGCCTGAGAAATTCAAGATTATCGCCCGGGAACGTGCTTACCACGGAGTAACCGTTGCGGCTGCGTCTCTGACCGGCCTGACGCCTAACCACACTCACTTCGATCTGCCGTTCGAAGCACTGGGTATCCTGCGTACTGATGCGCCACATTACTACCGTGGCCGTCTGCAGGGCGAATCGGAAGAGCAGTTTGTTGACCGTATTACCAACAATCTGGAACAGTTGATTCTGAAAGAGGGCGCGGACACGATCGCTGCCTTCATCGCAGAGCCAATCACCGGTGCCAGCGGCGTTATCGTGCCGCCTAAAGGTTACTACGAGAAGGTTCAGGCGATCCTGAATAAGTACGACATCCTGTTCTGGGCAGATGAAGTAATCACCGGTTTCGGTCGTACCGGTAATGACTTCGGTTCTACCACAATGAACATCCAGAAGCCGGACATGATGACCATGGCGAAGCAGCTTTCTTCTGCTTACATGCCAATCAGTGCTTCTGCGATCCGTGGTGATATGTACGAAGCGATGATCGAGCCAAGCGCTCAGGTCGGCGTATTCGGTCACGGTTACACCTACTCCGGTCACCCGGTTTCCTGTGCGGTTGCACTGAAAACGCTGGAGATCTACGAGCGTGACAACATCTTTGGTCATGCTGCTGAGATCGGTGAATACATGCAGAAACGTCTGCGTGAATTCCAGGATCACCCGCTGGTGGGTGAGATCCGCGGCAAGGGCATGATCGCTGCGGTTGAAATGGTTGCCAACAAGAAGACCGGTAAGGCCTTTGAGGGTGGTGCAGTCGGTGGTTTCGCCATGCAGGCGTGCCAGAACCACGGCATGATCACCCGCGCGGTAGCGGGTTCCTCTCTGGCGTTCTGTCCTCCGCTGATCATCGACAAATCCCAGGTCGATGAGATGATCGAGAAGTTCTCGCTTGGTCTGCAGGACACCCTGGACTTCGTGACCCGCGAAGGTCTGCTGGAAGACTAA
- a CDS encoding LysR family transcriptional regulator, whose translation MWSLEQLNCFVTAAETGSFSAAARKLGKAQSAVSMAISNLEIDLNLELFQRSGRTPVLTDAGRALLETASSVLLSQQEFTAHAASLGEEDETSLCIALEQNISTVPLLPLLETFAERFPYVTVELLDPGSGDVAELIRSHRAHIGLMIEQEHYPMGFHFRGIGHSQVVAVAHADYPLAKKPSVDLADLRQHRQLIGRSLDPDNRSHERYRLSPRVWLAESPYSILELLSAGIGWAYLHQAVVEEKLASGDLVELNLAYQQADLLQGIDLIWSDSRPLGRAGQWFLQQLQRLEYSPGLNRSV comes from the coding sequence ATGTGGAGTCTTGAACAGCTCAACTGTTTTGTCACAGCGGCCGAAACGGGGTCATTCTCCGCAGCCGCCAGAAAACTGGGTAAGGCGCAGTCTGCTGTGAGTATGGCGATCAGTAATCTGGAGATCGATCTTAACCTTGAGCTGTTTCAGCGTTCCGGTCGCACGCCGGTGCTGACGGATGCCGGGAGGGCACTGCTGGAAACCGCCAGCAGTGTGTTGCTCAGTCAGCAGGAGTTTACAGCGCATGCGGCCTCGCTGGGGGAGGAGGATGAAACCAGCCTGTGTATTGCGCTGGAGCAGAATATTTCTACCGTTCCGCTGCTGCCCTTGCTGGAAACCTTCGCTGAGCGTTTTCCTTACGTCACCGTGGAACTGCTGGATCCCGGCAGCGGTGATGTGGCGGAGTTGATCCGTAGTCATCGCGCCCATATCGGCTTGATGATCGAGCAGGAGCATTACCCGATGGGGTTTCACTTTCGTGGGATTGGTCACTCTCAGGTGGTGGCGGTTGCGCATGCTGACTACCCGCTGGCAAAGAAGCCCAGCGTTGATCTGGCAGATCTGCGCCAGCATCGGCAACTGATCGGACGCAGTCTGGATCCGGATAATCGCAGTCATGAGCGTTACCGGCTCAGTCCCCGCGTCTGGCTGGCGGAAAGTCCCTATTCGATTCTGGAATTGCTCTCGGCCGGTATTGGCTGGGCCTACCTGCATCAGGCGGTGGTCGAGGAAAAGTTGGCCAGTGGCGATCTGGTGGAGCTGAATCTGGCCTATCAGCAGGCCGACCTGTTGCAGGGGATTGATCTGATCTGGAGTGATAGCCGCCCTCTGGGGCGTGCAGGGCAATGGTTCCTGCAGCAACTGCAGCGGCTGGAATATAGCCCGGGCCTGAACCGTTCGGTCTGA
- a CDS encoding NAD-dependent succinate-semialdehyde dehydrogenase encodes MSIQLKDAGLLKTQAYIDGQWVDGEEGVTFPVLNPATGETIAEVASVTAGQTRQAIEAAEKAMKSWRALPAKERSDLLERWHQLILDNQEDLAVLMTAEQGKPLFESRGEVMYGASFLKWFAEEGKRVYGDVLPSTQDRRSIVIKQPVGVVAAITPWNFPNAMITRKVAPALAVGCAMVLKPAAETPLSALALVELAERAGLPAGLFSVLPSATASAVGGEMTSNPIVKKVTFTGSTGVGKLLMKQCADTVKRTSMELGGNAPVIVFDDADLDKAVAGALVSKYRNSGQTCICANRLLVQAGIYDAFVEKFAAAVKEFRIGNGLEESTTHGPVITEKAVADIHAKVDAAVAEGAEVVLGGKVSEQGSHFYEPTILTGVTQDMSLFKEEIFGPVAPIFKFETEEEAIDMANDTEFGLASYVYTNDLGRIWRVSEGIDYGMVGVNETMISSEIIPFGGVKESGQGREGSKYGLDDYLETKYICLGGL; translated from the coding sequence ATGTCGATCCAGTTGAAAGATGCCGGGCTGCTGAAAACCCAGGCTTACATTGATGGTCAGTGGGTAGACGGTGAAGAAGGTGTAACCTTTCCCGTACTGAACCCGGCAACCGGAGAAACCATTGCTGAAGTGGCCAGCGTGACTGCAGGCCAGACCCGTCAGGCGATTGAAGCGGCGGAAAAAGCGATGAAATCCTGGCGTGCGCTGCCGGCAAAAGAGCGCTCTGACCTGCTGGAACGCTGGCATCAACTGATTCTGGACAACCAGGAAGATCTGGCGGTGCTGATGACTGCAGAGCAGGGCAAGCCACTGTTCGAGTCACGTGGCGAAGTGATGTACGGTGCGTCCTTCCTGAAATGGTTCGCTGAAGAAGGCAAGCGTGTTTACGGTGATGTTCTGCCATCCACTCAGGATCGTCGCAGCATCGTAATTAAGCAGCCGGTAGGGGTTGTGGCGGCCATCACGCCATGGAATTTTCCGAATGCCATGATCACCCGTAAGGTGGCGCCGGCACTGGCGGTTGGTTGTGCCATGGTGCTCAAGCCTGCAGCGGAAACGCCGCTGTCTGCGCTGGCGCTGGTGGAACTGGCTGAGCGTGCCGGTCTGCCTGCTGGTCTGTTCAGCGTACTGCCAAGTGCGACTGCATCGGCCGTCGGTGGTGAGATGACCTCTAACCCGATCGTTAAGAAAGTGACTTTCACCGGTTCTACCGGCGTTGGCAAACTGCTGATGAAACAGTGTGCCGATACCGTTAAGCGCACCTCGATGGAGCTGGGCGGTAACGCACCGGTGATCGTATTTGATGACGCTGATCTGGATAAAGCCGTTGCCGGTGCACTGGTTTCTAAATACAGAAACTCCGGTCAGACCTGTATCTGTGCGAACCGTTTGCTGGTTCAGGCCGGTATCTACGACGCTTTCGTCGAGAAGTTTGCTGCCGCGGTTAAAGAGTTCCGTATCGGTAATGGTCTGGAAGAGAGCACGACTCACGGCCCGGTGATTACTGAGAAAGCAGTGGCCGATATCCACGCAAAAGTTGATGCGGCGGTAGCGGAAGGTGCAGAGGTTGTGCTGGGCGGTAAAGTGAGCGAACAGGGTTCTCACTTCTACGAGCCAACGATTCTGACCGGCGTTACTCAGGATATGAGTCTGTTCAAAGAGGAGATCTTTGGCCCGGTTGCGCCGATCTTCAAATTTGAAACAGAAGAGGAAGCGATTGATATGGCCAACGACACTGAGTTTGGTCTGGCTTCCTACGTATACACCAACGACCTGGGCCGTATCTGGCGCGTGTCTGAGGGTATTGATTACGGCATGGTCGGTGTTAACGAGACCATGATCAGCTCCGAAATTATTCCTTTCGGTGGCGTTAAAGAGTCCGGTCAGGGCCGTGAAGGTTCCAAGTATGGCCTGGATGACTATCTCGAAACTAAATATATCTGCCTGGGCGGTCTGTGA
- a CDS encoding DMT family transporter, with amino-acid sequence MTITSPRNAILLLLLVSFFWGSEFVLIDLAVAILPTHSFNAVRFSIAALSLLPLLWFARENIAPGTWPKLLAAGLLLGFLLFIGFYTQTEGLRYTSVSNAGFITGLNVPLVPVMGYLLFRNRVGKNVWLGIIIATLGLYFLTMGGALTLNRGDLLVLTCAFAFAVHIVLTGRFVDKMPVILLSIIQLFAVAIYSALAAWLSPDPAFYHPEATPVSWPDQLNQPVIIWALLVSALLGTAYAYWAQSACQTVIEPHKVALVFATEPIFAHASAWLFLDEHLGLQGFIGAGMILGGMLISELGDRRRKASMKPLEHTAAVD; translated from the coding sequence ATGACAATAACCTCCCCTCGCAACGCGATCCTTCTTCTGCTGCTGGTCAGCTTTTTCTGGGGATCAGAGTTCGTTCTGATCGACCTGGCTGTAGCCATACTCCCGACCCATAGTTTTAACGCCGTGCGCTTCAGCATTGCGGCCCTCTCCCTTCTGCCACTGCTGTGGTTTGCACGGGAAAACATTGCCCCCGGCACCTGGCCGAAGCTGCTGGCCGCCGGTCTTCTGCTCGGCTTTCTGCTGTTCATCGGCTTTTACACTCAGACCGAAGGATTGCGCTACACCAGCGTCTCCAATGCCGGCTTTATCACCGGCCTGAACGTGCCACTGGTACCGGTTATGGGTTACCTGCTGTTCCGCAACCGGGTTGGCAAGAATGTCTGGCTGGGGATTATTATCGCGACCCTGGGCCTGTATTTCCTGACCATGGGCGGCGCGCTGACACTCAACCGGGGTGACCTGCTGGTACTTACCTGCGCCTTCGCCTTTGCGGTACACATTGTACTGACCGGTCGCTTTGTCGATAAAATGCCGGTGATTCTGCTGAGTATTATTCAGCTATTTGCGGTCGCCATTTACAGTGCACTCGCCGCCTGGCTGAGCCCCGACCCCGCGTTCTATCATCCGGAAGCAACGCCGGTAAGCTGGCCGGATCAGCTAAACCAGCCGGTCATTATCTGGGCCCTGCTGGTTTCTGCTCTGCTTGGAACCGCTTATGCCTACTGGGCACAATCGGCCTGCCAGACCGTTATCGAACCGCACAAGGTGGCACTGGTATTTGCTACCGAACCGATCTTTGCCCACGCCTCCGCCTGGCTGTTTCTGGATGAACATCTGGGGCTTCAGGGATTTATCGGGGCCGGCATGATTCTCGGCGGCATGCTGATCTCCGAACTGGGTGACCGGCGCCGTAAAGCCAGTATGAAACCGCTGGAACACACCGCTGCGGTGGATTAA
- a CDS encoding DUF2164 domain-containing protein, with protein sequence MSEIKFSNDQTARLVSKVKAYFEAELDQEIGGFEAEFLIDFFASEIGPHFYNQGLADAHLLLQEKVEELGYQIQELEKVPG encoded by the coding sequence ATGAGTGAAATTAAATTCAGTAACGATCAGACCGCGCGGCTGGTCAGCAAAGTCAAAGCCTACTTTGAAGCCGAGCTCGATCAGGAGATTGGTGGCTTTGAGGCTGAATTTCTGATCGATTTTTTCGCATCCGAGATTGGCCCCCACTTTTACAATCAGGGGCTGGCCGACGCTCATCTGCTGTTGCAGGAAAAAGTAGAGGAGCTGGGTTACCAGATTCAGGAACTGGAGAAGGTTCCCGGATGA
- a CDS encoding Crp/Fnr family transcriptional regulator, which translates to MQQLSGSEIKTRFPEIRCRELSMFGALSNDSLQFLLAEGRVLEYAAGETLFHDGDASERFYIILDGSLGYFRKEQGEAIHIRSFRTGEQLGYVGMIGLHERRGDAVAEVDSCVLEISCELFHRVCDTFASDFVIFLINMTREMSREITDLDAICSGLSAQLRKR; encoded by the coding sequence ATGCAACAGTTGTCTGGTTCTGAGATTAAAACCCGGTTTCCGGAGATCCGCTGCCGGGAGTTGTCGATGTTTGGTGCCCTGAGCAATGACAGTCTGCAGTTTCTTCTGGCGGAGGGACGGGTACTGGAATATGCCGCCGGAGAGACATTGTTCCATGACGGGGATGCATCAGAGCGGTTCTATATTATCCTCGATGGCAGTCTGGGTTATTTCCGCAAAGAGCAGGGTGAAGCTATCCACATCCGCAGCTTTCGTACCGGTGAGCAGTTAGGTTACGTCGGTATGATCGGGTTGCATGAACGTCGCGGTGACGCTGTGGCGGAAGTGGATAGCTGTGTTCTGGAGATCTCCTGTGAGCTGTTTCACCGGGTCTGTGACACCTTTGCCAGTGACTTTGTTATCTTTCTGATCAATATGACCCGTGAGATGAGCCGGGAGATTACTGATCTTGATGCGATCTGCAGCGGTCTCAGTGCCCAGTTAAGGAAGCGCTGA